One Bos taurus isolate L1 Dominette 01449 registration number 42190680 breed Hereford chromosome 14, ARS-UCD2.0, whole genome shotgun sequence genomic region harbors:
- the NRBP2 gene encoding nuclear receptor-binding protein 2 isoform X3, which yields MAAPELVPRRGREREREDESEDESDILEESPCGRWQKRREQVNQGNMPGVQSTFLAMDTEEGVEVVWNELHFADRKAFLVHEEKIQTMFEQLALVDHPNIVKLHKYWLDASESRARVIFITEYVSSGSLKQFLKKTKKNHKAMNARAWKRWCTQILSALSFLHACSPPIIHGNLTSDTIFIQHNGLIKIGSVWHRIFSNALPDDLRSPIRVEREEPRNLHFFPPEYGEVADGTAVDIFSFGMCALEMAVLEIQANGDTRVTEEAITRARHSLSDPNMREFILSCLARDPARRPSAHNLLFHRVLFEVHSLKLLAAHCFIQHQYLMPENVVEEKTKAMDPHAVLAEIPRPPWPPLQWRYSEVSCLELDKFLEDVSTLHRVPRNGIYPLMNFAAARPLGLPRVLAPPTEEAPKAKTPTPEPFDSETRKVIQMQCNLERSEDQARWHLTLLLVLEDRLHRQLTYDLLPTDSAQDLAAELVHYGFVHEVRCAGWVRPAWEGGRVGRAPPSPMPPSRPAGRSAEAGRLPGQHLPQVPWSSAVTLIHLRAPSPLEANLLAPWGSLALAPAVGWGTRVPVCLCAC from the exons ATGGCGGCCCCGGAGCTGGTGCCGAGGCGGGGCCGGGAGCGGGAACGGGAGGACGAGAGTGAGGACGAGAGCGACATTCTGGAAGAGAGCCCGTGCGGCCGCTGGCAGAAGCGGCGGGAGCAG gtgaaTCAGGGAAACATGCCGGGGGTCCAGAGCACATTCCTGGCCATGGACACTGAGGAGGGGGTGGAGGTGGTGTGGAACGAGCTGCACTTTGCTGACAGGAAGGCCTTCTTGGTCCACGAG GAGAAGATCCAGACCATGTTTGAGCAGCTGGCCCTGGTAGACCACCCCAATATTGTCAAGCTGCATAAGTACTGGCTGGACGCCTCAGAGTCCCGAGCGCGG GTCATCTTCATCACAGAGTATGTGTCGTCAGGCAGCCTCAAGCAATTCCTCAAAAAGACCAAGAAGAACCACAAGGCCATGAATGCCAGG GCCTGGAAGCGCTGGTGCACACAGATCCTGTCTGCACTCAG ctTTCTGCACGCCTGCAGCCCCCCAATCATCCATGGGAACCTGACCAGCGACACCATCTTCATCCAGCACAACGGCCTCATCAAGATTGGCTCCG TGTGGCACCGGATCTTCTCCAACG CGCTCCCCGACGATCTTCGAAGTCCCATCCGTGTTGAGCGGGAGGAACCTCGGAACCTGCATTTCTTCCCGCCAGAGTATGGAG AGGTTGCTGATGGCACTGCCGTGGACATCTTCTCCTTTGGGATGTGCGCACTAGAG ATGGCTGTGCTGGAGATCCAGGCCAATGGGGACACCCGGGTCACAGAGGAGGCCATCACTCGTGCCAGGCACTCGCTGAGCGACCCCAACATGCGG GAGTTCATCCTCTCCTGCCTAGCCCGGGACCCTGCCCGCCGGCCCTCTGCCCACAACCTCCTCTTCCACCGCGTGCTGTTCGAGGTGCACTCGCTGAAGCTCCTGGCTGCCCACTGCTTCATCCAGCACCAGT ACCTCATGCCTGAGAATGTGGTAGAGGAAAAGACCAAGGCGATGGACCCGCACGCAGTCCTGGCGGAGATCCCCCGGCCCCCCTGGCCCCCGCTGCAGTGGCG GTACTCAGAAGTCTCCTGCTTAGAGCTTGACAAGTTCCTAGAGGACGTCAG CACCCTGCACCGTGTCCCTAGGAATGGGATCTACCCGCTGATGAACTTTGCTGCTGCCCGGCCCCTGGGGCTGCCCCGTGTGCTGGCCCCACCCACCGAGGAAGCCCCGAAGGCCAAGACCCCAACACCAGAGCCTTTTGACTCAGAGACCAGAAAG GTGATCCAGATGCAGTGTAACCTGGAAAGGAGCGAGGACCAGGCGCGCTGGCAC CTCACTCTGCTCCTGGTGCTGGAGGACCGGCTTCATCGGCAGCTCACCTATGACCTGCTCCCAA CCGACAGTGCCCAAGACCTGGCCGCCGAGCTGGTGCACTACGGCTTCGTCCACGAGGTGAGGTGTGCGGGCTGGGTGCGGCCAGCCTGGGAGGGCGGCAGGGTGGGCCGCGCCCCTCCGTCCCCCATGCCTCCCTCCCGTCCTGCAGGACGATCGGCCGAAGCTGGCCGCCTTCCTGGACAGCACCTTCCTCAAGTACCGTGGAGCTCAGCCGTGACCTTGATTCACCTCAGGGCCCCAAGCCCCCTGGAAGCCAACCTCTTGGCTCCCTGGGGAAGCTTGGCATTGGCCCCTGCAGTTGGGTGGGGAACCAGGGTCCCTGTCTGCCTGTGTGCCTGCTAG
- the NRBP2 gene encoding nuclear receptor-binding protein 2: MAAPELVPRRGREREREDESEDESDILEESPCGRWQKRREQVNQGNMPGVQSTFLAMDTEEGVEVVWNELHFADRKAFLVHEEKIQTMFEQLALVDHPNIVKLHKYWLDASESRARVIFITEYVSSGSLKQFLKKTKKNHKAMNARAWKRWCTQILSALSFLHACSPPIIHGNLTSDTIFIQHNGLIKIGSVWHRIFSNALPDDLRSPIRVEREEPRNLHFFPPEYGEVADGTAVDIFSFGMCALEMAVLEIQANGDTRVTEEAITRARHSLSDPNMREFILSCLARDPARRPSAHNLLFHRVLFEVHSLKLLAAHCFIQHQYLMPENVVEEKTKAMDPHAVLAEIPRPPWPPLQWRYSEVSCLELDKFLEDVRNGIYPLMNFAAARPLGLPRVLAPPTEEAPKAKTPTPEPFDSETRKVIQMQCNLERSEDQARWHLTLLLVLEDRLHRQLTYDLLPTDSAQDLAAELVHYGFVHEDDRPKLAAFLDSTFLKYRGAQP; the protein is encoded by the exons ATGGCGGCCCCGGAGCTGGTGCCGAGGCGGGGCCGGGAGCGGGAACGGGAGGACGAGAGTGAGGACGAGAGCGACATTCTGGAAGAGAGCCCGTGCGGCCGCTGGCAGAAGCGGCGGGAGCAG gtgaaTCAGGGAAACATGCCGGGGGTCCAGAGCACATTCCTGGCCATGGACACTGAGGAGGGGGTGGAGGTGGTGTGGAACGAGCTGCACTTTGCTGACAGGAAGGCCTTCTTGGTCCACGAG GAGAAGATCCAGACCATGTTTGAGCAGCTGGCCCTGGTAGACCACCCCAATATTGTCAAGCTGCATAAGTACTGGCTGGACGCCTCAGAGTCCCGAGCGCGG GTCATCTTCATCACAGAGTATGTGTCGTCAGGCAGCCTCAAGCAATTCCTCAAAAAGACCAAGAAGAACCACAAGGCCATGAATGCCAGG GCCTGGAAGCGCTGGTGCACACAGATCCTGTCTGCACTCAG ctTTCTGCACGCCTGCAGCCCCCCAATCATCCATGGGAACCTGACCAGCGACACCATCTTCATCCAGCACAACGGCCTCATCAAGATTGGCTCCG TGTGGCACCGGATCTTCTCCAACG CGCTCCCCGACGATCTTCGAAGTCCCATCCGTGTTGAGCGGGAGGAACCTCGGAACCTGCATTTCTTCCCGCCAGAGTATGGAG AGGTTGCTGATGGCACTGCCGTGGACATCTTCTCCTTTGGGATGTGCGCACTAGAG ATGGCTGTGCTGGAGATCCAGGCCAATGGGGACACCCGGGTCACAGAGGAGGCCATCACTCGTGCCAGGCACTCGCTGAGCGACCCCAACATGCGG GAGTTCATCCTCTCCTGCCTAGCCCGGGACCCTGCCCGCCGGCCCTCTGCCCACAACCTCCTCTTCCACCGCGTGCTGTTCGAGGTGCACTCGCTGAAGCTCCTGGCTGCCCACTGCTTCATCCAGCACCAGT ACCTCATGCCTGAGAATGTGGTAGAGGAAAAGACCAAGGCGATGGACCCGCACGCAGTCCTGGCGGAGATCCCCCGGCCCCCCTGGCCCCCGCTGCAGTGGCG GTACTCAGAAGTCTCCTGCTTAGAGCTTGACAAGTTCCTAGAGGACGTCAG GAATGGGATCTACCCGCTGATGAACTTTGCTGCTGCCCGGCCCCTGGGGCTGCCCCGTGTGCTGGCCCCACCCACCGAGGAAGCCCCGAAGGCCAAGACCCCAACACCAGAGCCTTTTGACTCAGAGACCAGAAAG GTGATCCAGATGCAGTGTAACCTGGAAAGGAGCGAGGACCAGGCGCGCTGGCAC CTCACTCTGCTCCTGGTGCTGGAGGACCGGCTTCATCGGCAGCTCACCTATGACCTGCTCCCAA CCGACAGTGCCCAAGACCTGGCCGCCGAGCTGGTGCACTACGGCTTCGTCCACGAG GACGATCGGCCGAAGCTGGCCGCCTTCCTGGACAGCACCTTCCTCAAGTACCGTGGAGCTCAGCCGTGA
- the NRBP2 gene encoding nuclear receptor-binding protein 2 isoform X5: MAAPELVPRRGREREREDESEDESDILEESPCGRWQKRREQVNQGNMPGVQSTFLAMDTEEGVEVVWNELHFADRKAFLVHEEKIQTMFEQLALVDHPNIVKLHKYWLDASESRARVIFITEYVSSGSLKQFLKKTKKNHKAMNARAWKRWCTQILSALSFLHACSPPIIHGNLTSDTIFIQHNGLIKIGSVWHRIFSNALPDDLRSPIRVEREEPRNLHFFPPEYGEVADGTAVDIFSFGMCALEMAVLEIQANGDTRVTEEAITRARHSLSDPNMREFILSCLARDPARRPSAHNLLFHRVLFEVHSLKLLAAHCFIQHQYLMPENVVEEKTKAMDPHAVLAEIPRPPWPPLQWRYSEVSCLELDKFLEDVSTLHRVPRNGIYPLMNFAAARPLGLPRVLAPPTEEAPKAKTPTPEPFDSETRKVIQMQCNLERSEDQARCSLCSWCWRTGFIGSSPMTCSQPTVPKTWPPSWCTTASSTRTIGRSWPPSWTAPSSSTVELSRDLDSPQGPKPPGSQPLGSLGKLGIGPCSWVGNQGPCLPVCLLARTSPRIAPTALGWG, from the exons ATGGCGGCCCCGGAGCTGGTGCCGAGGCGGGGCCGGGAGCGGGAACGGGAGGACGAGAGTGAGGACGAGAGCGACATTCTGGAAGAGAGCCCGTGCGGCCGCTGGCAGAAGCGGCGGGAGCAG gtgaaTCAGGGAAACATGCCGGGGGTCCAGAGCACATTCCTGGCCATGGACACTGAGGAGGGGGTGGAGGTGGTGTGGAACGAGCTGCACTTTGCTGACAGGAAGGCCTTCTTGGTCCACGAG GAGAAGATCCAGACCATGTTTGAGCAGCTGGCCCTGGTAGACCACCCCAATATTGTCAAGCTGCATAAGTACTGGCTGGACGCCTCAGAGTCCCGAGCGCGG GTCATCTTCATCACAGAGTATGTGTCGTCAGGCAGCCTCAAGCAATTCCTCAAAAAGACCAAGAAGAACCACAAGGCCATGAATGCCAGG GCCTGGAAGCGCTGGTGCACACAGATCCTGTCTGCACTCAG ctTTCTGCACGCCTGCAGCCCCCCAATCATCCATGGGAACCTGACCAGCGACACCATCTTCATCCAGCACAACGGCCTCATCAAGATTGGCTCCG TGTGGCACCGGATCTTCTCCAACG CGCTCCCCGACGATCTTCGAAGTCCCATCCGTGTTGAGCGGGAGGAACCTCGGAACCTGCATTTCTTCCCGCCAGAGTATGGAG AGGTTGCTGATGGCACTGCCGTGGACATCTTCTCCTTTGGGATGTGCGCACTAGAG ATGGCTGTGCTGGAGATCCAGGCCAATGGGGACACCCGGGTCACAGAGGAGGCCATCACTCGTGCCAGGCACTCGCTGAGCGACCCCAACATGCGG GAGTTCATCCTCTCCTGCCTAGCCCGGGACCCTGCCCGCCGGCCCTCTGCCCACAACCTCCTCTTCCACCGCGTGCTGTTCGAGGTGCACTCGCTGAAGCTCCTGGCTGCCCACTGCTTCATCCAGCACCAGT ACCTCATGCCTGAGAATGTGGTAGAGGAAAAGACCAAGGCGATGGACCCGCACGCAGTCCTGGCGGAGATCCCCCGGCCCCCCTGGCCCCCGCTGCAGTGGCG GTACTCAGAAGTCTCCTGCTTAGAGCTTGACAAGTTCCTAGAGGACGTCAG CACCCTGCACCGTGTCCCTAGGAATGGGATCTACCCGCTGATGAACTTTGCTGCTGCCCGGCCCCTGGGGCTGCCCCGTGTGCTGGCCCCACCCACCGAGGAAGCCCCGAAGGCCAAGACCCCAACACCAGAGCCTTTTGACTCAGAGACCAGAAAG GTGATCCAGATGCAGTGTAACCTGGAAAGGAGCGAGGACCAGGCGCGCTG CTCACTCTGCTCCTGGTGCTGGAGGACCGGCTTCATCGGCAGCTCACCTATGACCTGCTCCCAA CCGACAGTGCCCAAGACCTGGCCGCCGAGCTGGTGCACTACGGCTTCGTCCACGAG GACGATCGGCCGAAGCTGGCCGCCTTCCTGGACAGCACCTTCCTCAAGTACCGTGGAGCTCAGCCGTGACCTTGATTCACCTCAGGGCCCCAAGCCCCCTGGAAGCCAACCTCTTGGCTCCCTGGGGAAGCTTGGCATTGGCCCCTGCAGTTGGGTGGGGAACCAGGGTCCCTGTCTGCCTGTGTGCCTGCTAGCGAGAACCTCCCCTCGCATAGCTCCCACAGccctggggtggggctga
- the NRBP2 gene encoding nuclear receptor-binding protein 2 isoform X1 — protein sequence MAAPELVPRRGREREREDESEDESDILEESPCGRWQKRREQVNQGNMPGVQSTFLAMDTEEGVEVVWNELHFADRKAFLVHEEKIQTMFEQLALVDHPNIVKLHKYWLDASESRARVIFITEYVSSGSLKQFLKKTKKNHKAMNARAWKRWCTQILSALSFLHACSPPIIHGNLTSDTIFIQHNGLIKIGSVWHRIFSNALPDDLRSPIRVEREEPRNLHFFPPEYGEVADGTAVDIFSFGMCALEMAVLEIQANGDTRVTEEAITRARHSLSDPNMREFILSCLARDPARRPSAHNLLFHRVLFEVHSLKLLAAHCFIQHQYLMPENVVEEKTKAMDPHAVLAEIPRPPWPPLQWRYSEVSCLELDKFLEDVSTLHRVPRNGIYPLMNFAAARPLGLPRVLAPPTEEAPKAKTPTPEPFDSETRKVIQMQCNLERSEDQARWHVSLGWGAGAAAGRDAEAGGEGPGQPEPTTPSCLHLLSSLCSWCWRTGFIGSSPMTCSQPTVPKTWPPSWCTTASSTRTIGRSWPPSWTAPSSSTVELSRDLDSPQGPKPPGSQPLGSLGKLGIGPCSWVGNQGPCLPVCLLARTSPRIAPTALGWG from the exons ATGGCGGCCCCGGAGCTGGTGCCGAGGCGGGGCCGGGAGCGGGAACGGGAGGACGAGAGTGAGGACGAGAGCGACATTCTGGAAGAGAGCCCGTGCGGCCGCTGGCAGAAGCGGCGGGAGCAG gtgaaTCAGGGAAACATGCCGGGGGTCCAGAGCACATTCCTGGCCATGGACACTGAGGAGGGGGTGGAGGTGGTGTGGAACGAGCTGCACTTTGCTGACAGGAAGGCCTTCTTGGTCCACGAG GAGAAGATCCAGACCATGTTTGAGCAGCTGGCCCTGGTAGACCACCCCAATATTGTCAAGCTGCATAAGTACTGGCTGGACGCCTCAGAGTCCCGAGCGCGG GTCATCTTCATCACAGAGTATGTGTCGTCAGGCAGCCTCAAGCAATTCCTCAAAAAGACCAAGAAGAACCACAAGGCCATGAATGCCAGG GCCTGGAAGCGCTGGTGCACACAGATCCTGTCTGCACTCAG ctTTCTGCACGCCTGCAGCCCCCCAATCATCCATGGGAACCTGACCAGCGACACCATCTTCATCCAGCACAACGGCCTCATCAAGATTGGCTCCG TGTGGCACCGGATCTTCTCCAACG CGCTCCCCGACGATCTTCGAAGTCCCATCCGTGTTGAGCGGGAGGAACCTCGGAACCTGCATTTCTTCCCGCCAGAGTATGGAG AGGTTGCTGATGGCACTGCCGTGGACATCTTCTCCTTTGGGATGTGCGCACTAGAG ATGGCTGTGCTGGAGATCCAGGCCAATGGGGACACCCGGGTCACAGAGGAGGCCATCACTCGTGCCAGGCACTCGCTGAGCGACCCCAACATGCGG GAGTTCATCCTCTCCTGCCTAGCCCGGGACCCTGCCCGCCGGCCCTCTGCCCACAACCTCCTCTTCCACCGCGTGCTGTTCGAGGTGCACTCGCTGAAGCTCCTGGCTGCCCACTGCTTCATCCAGCACCAGT ACCTCATGCCTGAGAATGTGGTAGAGGAAAAGACCAAGGCGATGGACCCGCACGCAGTCCTGGCGGAGATCCCCCGGCCCCCCTGGCCCCCGCTGCAGTGGCG GTACTCAGAAGTCTCCTGCTTAGAGCTTGACAAGTTCCTAGAGGACGTCAG CACCCTGCACCGTGTCCCTAGGAATGGGATCTACCCGCTGATGAACTTTGCTGCTGCCCGGCCCCTGGGGCTGCCCCGTGTGCTGGCCCCACCCACCGAGGAAGCCCCGAAGGCCAAGACCCCAACACCAGAGCCTTTTGACTCAGAGACCAGAAAG GTGATCCAGATGCAGTGTAACCTGGAAAGGAGCGAGGACCAGGCGCGCTGGCACGTGagcttggggtggggggcgggggctgctGCCGGCAGAGATGCCGAAGCGGGAGGAGAGGGACCGGGCCAACCCGAGCCCACCACACCCTCCTGCCTCCACCTCCTCAGCTCACTCTGCTCCTGGTGCTGGAGGACCGGCTTCATCGGCAGCTCACCTATGACCTGCTCCCAA CCGACAGTGCCCAAGACCTGGCCGCCGAGCTGGTGCACTACGGCTTCGTCCACGAG GACGATCGGCCGAAGCTGGCCGCCTTCCTGGACAGCACCTTCCTCAAGTACCGTGGAGCTCAGCCGTGACCTTGATTCACCTCAGGGCCCCAAGCCCCCTGGAAGCCAACCTCTTGGCTCCCTGGGGAAGCTTGGCATTGGCCCCTGCAGTTGGGTGGGGAACCAGGGTCCCTGTCTGCCTGTGTGCCTGCTAGCGAGAACCTCCCCTCGCATAGCTCCCACAGccctggggtggggctga
- the NRBP2 gene encoding nuclear receptor-binding protein 2 isoform X2, with product MAAPELVPRRGREREREDESEDESDILEESPCGRWQKRREQVNQGNMPGVQSTFLAMDTEEGVEVVWNELHFADRKAFLVHEEKIQTMFEQLALVDHPNIVKLHKYWLDASESRARVIFITEYVSSGSLKQFLKKTKKNHKAMNARAWKRWCTQILSALSFLHACSPPIIHGNLTSDTIFIQHNGLIKIGSVWHRIFSNALPDDLRSPIRVEREEPRNLHFFPPEYGEVADGTAVDIFSFGMCALEMAVLEIQANGDTRVTEEAITRARHSLSDPNMREFILSCLARDPARRPSAHNLLFHRVLFEVHSLKLLAAHCFIQHQYLMPENVVEEKTKAMDPHAVLAEIPRPPWPPLQWRYSEVSCLELDKFLEDVRNGIYPLMNFAAARPLGLPRVLAPPTEEAPKAKTPTPEPFDSETRKVIQMQCNLERSEDQARWHVSLGWGAGAAAGRDAEAGGEGPGQPEPTTPSCLHLLSSLCSWCWRTGFIGSSPMTCSQPTVPKTWPPSWCTTASSTRTIGRSWPPSWTAPSSSTVELSRDLDSPQGPKPPGSQPLGSLGKLGIGPCSWVGNQGPCLPVCLLARTSPRIAPTALGWG from the exons ATGGCGGCCCCGGAGCTGGTGCCGAGGCGGGGCCGGGAGCGGGAACGGGAGGACGAGAGTGAGGACGAGAGCGACATTCTGGAAGAGAGCCCGTGCGGCCGCTGGCAGAAGCGGCGGGAGCAG gtgaaTCAGGGAAACATGCCGGGGGTCCAGAGCACATTCCTGGCCATGGACACTGAGGAGGGGGTGGAGGTGGTGTGGAACGAGCTGCACTTTGCTGACAGGAAGGCCTTCTTGGTCCACGAG GAGAAGATCCAGACCATGTTTGAGCAGCTGGCCCTGGTAGACCACCCCAATATTGTCAAGCTGCATAAGTACTGGCTGGACGCCTCAGAGTCCCGAGCGCGG GTCATCTTCATCACAGAGTATGTGTCGTCAGGCAGCCTCAAGCAATTCCTCAAAAAGACCAAGAAGAACCACAAGGCCATGAATGCCAGG GCCTGGAAGCGCTGGTGCACACAGATCCTGTCTGCACTCAG ctTTCTGCACGCCTGCAGCCCCCCAATCATCCATGGGAACCTGACCAGCGACACCATCTTCATCCAGCACAACGGCCTCATCAAGATTGGCTCCG TGTGGCACCGGATCTTCTCCAACG CGCTCCCCGACGATCTTCGAAGTCCCATCCGTGTTGAGCGGGAGGAACCTCGGAACCTGCATTTCTTCCCGCCAGAGTATGGAG AGGTTGCTGATGGCACTGCCGTGGACATCTTCTCCTTTGGGATGTGCGCACTAGAG ATGGCTGTGCTGGAGATCCAGGCCAATGGGGACACCCGGGTCACAGAGGAGGCCATCACTCGTGCCAGGCACTCGCTGAGCGACCCCAACATGCGG GAGTTCATCCTCTCCTGCCTAGCCCGGGACCCTGCCCGCCGGCCCTCTGCCCACAACCTCCTCTTCCACCGCGTGCTGTTCGAGGTGCACTCGCTGAAGCTCCTGGCTGCCCACTGCTTCATCCAGCACCAGT ACCTCATGCCTGAGAATGTGGTAGAGGAAAAGACCAAGGCGATGGACCCGCACGCAGTCCTGGCGGAGATCCCCCGGCCCCCCTGGCCCCCGCTGCAGTGGCG GTACTCAGAAGTCTCCTGCTTAGAGCTTGACAAGTTCCTAGAGGACGTCAG GAATGGGATCTACCCGCTGATGAACTTTGCTGCTGCCCGGCCCCTGGGGCTGCCCCGTGTGCTGGCCCCACCCACCGAGGAAGCCCCGAAGGCCAAGACCCCAACACCAGAGCCTTTTGACTCAGAGACCAGAAAG GTGATCCAGATGCAGTGTAACCTGGAAAGGAGCGAGGACCAGGCGCGCTGGCACGTGagcttggggtggggggcgggggctgctGCCGGCAGAGATGCCGAAGCGGGAGGAGAGGGACCGGGCCAACCCGAGCCCACCACACCCTCCTGCCTCCACCTCCTCAGCTCACTCTGCTCCTGGTGCTGGAGGACCGGCTTCATCGGCAGCTCACCTATGACCTGCTCCCAA CCGACAGTGCCCAAGACCTGGCCGCCGAGCTGGTGCACTACGGCTTCGTCCACGAG GACGATCGGCCGAAGCTGGCCGCCTTCCTGGACAGCACCTTCCTCAAGTACCGTGGAGCTCAGCCGTGACCTTGATTCACCTCAGGGCCCCAAGCCCCCTGGAAGCCAACCTCTTGGCTCCCTGGGGAAGCTTGGCATTGGCCCCTGCAGTTGGGTGGGGAACCAGGGTCCCTGTCTGCCTGTGTGCCTGCTAGCGAGAACCTCCCCTCGCATAGCTCCCACAGccctggggtggggctga
- the NRBP2 gene encoding nuclear receptor-binding protein 2 isoform X4 — protein MAAPELVPRRGREREREDESEDESDILEESPCGRWQKRREQVNQGNMPGVQSTFLAMDTEEGVEVVWNELHFADRKAFLVHEEKIQTMFEQLALVDHPNIVKLHKYWLDASESRARVIFITEYVSSGSLKQFLKKTKKNHKAMNARAWKRWCTQILSALSFLHACSPPIIHGNLTSDTIFIQHNGLIKIGSVWHRIFSNALPDDLRSPIRVEREEPRNLHFFPPEYGEVADGTAVDIFSFGMCALEMAVLEIQANGDTRVTEEAITRARHSLSDPNMREFILSCLARDPARRPSAHNLLFHRVLFEVHSLKLLAAHCFIQHQYLMPENVVEEKTKAMDPHAVLAEIPRPPWPPLQWRYSEVSCLELDKFLEDVRNGIYPLMNFAAARPLGLPRVLAPPTEEAPKAKTPTPEPFDSETRKVIQMQCNLERSEDQARWHLTLLLVLEDRLHRQLTYDLLPTDSAQDLAAELVHYGFVHEVRCAGWVRPAWEGGRVGRAPPSPMPPSRPAGRSAEAGRLPGQHLPQVPWSSAVTLIHLRAPSPLEANLLAPWGSLALAPAVGWGTRVPVCLCAC, from the exons ATGGCGGCCCCGGAGCTGGTGCCGAGGCGGGGCCGGGAGCGGGAACGGGAGGACGAGAGTGAGGACGAGAGCGACATTCTGGAAGAGAGCCCGTGCGGCCGCTGGCAGAAGCGGCGGGAGCAG gtgaaTCAGGGAAACATGCCGGGGGTCCAGAGCACATTCCTGGCCATGGACACTGAGGAGGGGGTGGAGGTGGTGTGGAACGAGCTGCACTTTGCTGACAGGAAGGCCTTCTTGGTCCACGAG GAGAAGATCCAGACCATGTTTGAGCAGCTGGCCCTGGTAGACCACCCCAATATTGTCAAGCTGCATAAGTACTGGCTGGACGCCTCAGAGTCCCGAGCGCGG GTCATCTTCATCACAGAGTATGTGTCGTCAGGCAGCCTCAAGCAATTCCTCAAAAAGACCAAGAAGAACCACAAGGCCATGAATGCCAGG GCCTGGAAGCGCTGGTGCACACAGATCCTGTCTGCACTCAG ctTTCTGCACGCCTGCAGCCCCCCAATCATCCATGGGAACCTGACCAGCGACACCATCTTCATCCAGCACAACGGCCTCATCAAGATTGGCTCCG TGTGGCACCGGATCTTCTCCAACG CGCTCCCCGACGATCTTCGAAGTCCCATCCGTGTTGAGCGGGAGGAACCTCGGAACCTGCATTTCTTCCCGCCAGAGTATGGAG AGGTTGCTGATGGCACTGCCGTGGACATCTTCTCCTTTGGGATGTGCGCACTAGAG ATGGCTGTGCTGGAGATCCAGGCCAATGGGGACACCCGGGTCACAGAGGAGGCCATCACTCGTGCCAGGCACTCGCTGAGCGACCCCAACATGCGG GAGTTCATCCTCTCCTGCCTAGCCCGGGACCCTGCCCGCCGGCCCTCTGCCCACAACCTCCTCTTCCACCGCGTGCTGTTCGAGGTGCACTCGCTGAAGCTCCTGGCTGCCCACTGCTTCATCCAGCACCAGT ACCTCATGCCTGAGAATGTGGTAGAGGAAAAGACCAAGGCGATGGACCCGCACGCAGTCCTGGCGGAGATCCCCCGGCCCCCCTGGCCCCCGCTGCAGTGGCG GTACTCAGAAGTCTCCTGCTTAGAGCTTGACAAGTTCCTAGAGGACGTCAG GAATGGGATCTACCCGCTGATGAACTTTGCTGCTGCCCGGCCCCTGGGGCTGCCCCGTGTGCTGGCCCCACCCACCGAGGAAGCCCCGAAGGCCAAGACCCCAACACCAGAGCCTTTTGACTCAGAGACCAGAAAG GTGATCCAGATGCAGTGTAACCTGGAAAGGAGCGAGGACCAGGCGCGCTGGCAC CTCACTCTGCTCCTGGTGCTGGAGGACCGGCTTCATCGGCAGCTCACCTATGACCTGCTCCCAA CCGACAGTGCCCAAGACCTGGCCGCCGAGCTGGTGCACTACGGCTTCGTCCACGAGGTGAGGTGTGCGGGCTGGGTGCGGCCAGCCTGGGAGGGCGGCAGGGTGGGCCGCGCCCCTCCGTCCCCCATGCCTCCCTCCCGTCCTGCAGGACGATCGGCCGAAGCTGGCCGCCTTCCTGGACAGCACCTTCCTCAAGTACCGTGGAGCTCAGCCGTGACCTTGATTCACCTCAGGGCCCCAAGCCCCCTGGAAGCCAACCTCTTGGCTCCCTGGGGAAGCTTGGCATTGGCCCCTGCAGTTGGGTGGGGAACCAGGGTCCCTGTCTGCCTGTGTGCCTGCTAG